The window ttatttccaagaaatatcaaatcaacaaacacacggaattcacataaaaatcaaagtggcaatcacaccaaattatcatataaaatgcaaattcgacaaacaaggaatgagacatgaaaaatcaaggatttactaagtccCAACGATTTTCCAATTTGATACATAAGggagtctacgaatttcaactgatataatttgcacatctaAATCAattacgtactcgttacctcgcgtacatggttttcaattacacaatttttatataagactcaatgcctaaggggtaatttccccactcaaggttaggcaagatacttaccttttgaagttaggccgatattccaaaataactttctcacgtgaattgacctccggacggcttcaatctctttcttgagccttcctttcattactacgaggttccgaaaatcttagaaacttcaatctatttagaaacataacaaaagtgaaccataattaggaaaatattcatgttttcagctcatttgagcattttatcaaatactaagtgTGTAAATTTAGTTACaagattcttctacaagatttccttcaatccacaacccaatccttacttatttgagctcaacaatcttcccacaaaccttattggtacaagaataTATGCATAATATTCTTACATTCAAGAATTATACTCCCAATCcccaatcttttaccccaaactcgaaattgaagactaggggtttgaatcttacctcttagatgaagatcttgtgattgatttccttgattcttgaagattgatgCAAGATTGGGTGACTAGAATGTTAGATTCCCTCcttatctctctaaaatgctcttacctctctctaaaaccctcagaaaaataccccaaaaataagccccaaaggcagttttatcaaaatgggattgggttatgaaaataaaaaaattaaccctccgaactcaggtctgcggtcgcataatggaccgcacaattggtatgcgggtcgcacaatgcaccgTAAAATTGATGCCCAGAAATAGGCTTCATTAGACAGGTCTGCGATCATTTTGCAGTCGCATAACCACTTTTGCGGCCCGCGAAATAATTTTGCGGTCTCAGAATTGCATTCTGCCAGCCTTTTgaaatttggtcataacttcttgtaggagtgccaaatgacgaacggtttgaagagttagaaactagactcgaagagctttaatttgataggtcatcCATCACATAActtcttatatatatgtagatatgctcgtccaaagtttggtcttgtacgtacgtacccatttgaaactttagtctatcatgaaatttccaacttgacttagacttaggatTCACCTTAGACCCCACACCACTTATAATATGCCccatacacttattatcatatccaattgatatctatcatattaatagtcctcgtctacacataaaataatataattagcgcacatcaactttcttaatagcgcttaagcaCTTCGAAATTTTTCTGGTGTTACACCTTGAGATTTCTATGACTATAAACGCATATCATTAAGATGTCGTTTGGTTATTGAACAAATTATACTTAAACTATAATATGAAATTTAAATTATAACAACATTATTTCGTGGGTATACTTTTAGTGGTATATATTTGGTTCATTTGATGAAAAATGAAATTACAAAGTATAATATAAAATGTGTTTGGTTTTCCACTAGATAAGTTgagatatatttttattattaattttaaccTTAGATTTTCTAAAGGATTTTGGTAGTAGAACCTTGGAGAAATGCATTTTGATCACTTCGATATTTAATCTCAAGATTAGTAATTTCGAAATTGTTATCCCGCATTGAACGgggtataaaaataatattacaaTTATGATATAACCAATCCTGAAATCAAAATTCAACTTAAAATAATTTTGCATCTCTTATCCCACAATTCAAACGATTCCTAGAAGTAAAATGATACAtttaaaactaaattatttttaaatactgAATTTGTGCTAAGTATTATTTTGAAAAATGAACAGAtataagggtgtgtttggtatgacgaaaaatatttttcggaaaatattttctcatttttcacTATTTGATTGCACAAAatagttgaaaaatatttttttagacatCACATTTTCATAAAATTGGAGAAAAATGACTCCCCTATaagttaggaaaatatttttcaaaaactccacCAACCTTCACATCTAACCCCAACCCCCTCCAACTTTAATTttctgtttttttatttttctacgCCACTCACCCTCAATCCCCCCACTCcctacacacacacaaaaaaaatattattattttttgtatttttaattttctattttttcgtttttcttcACCCCCcgcaattttcttttattttatattttctgttctgttttcttttagttttcagtttacaagttcaaaattttacgagttccaaagttatgagttcagaggtttatgtgtttggaagtttgcgggtttagaaattatagagtttacgagttcgaaagtttagcggttcaaaagtttatgaaatttgtgagttcagaaggttgttggttcgaaagtttatgacttcatgtttattgtatctaaattataatttatgaatatttttgaaaaattatttttcttaatttgcgtaccaaacaccgAAAAATGAGTAAGATTACTGTTTGTTTTCCAAAAAAAacattttcttcaaaaatattttccacgAAAAACATTTTccattataccaaacacaccctaaggaAGGGAGTAAATCAGCTTGTTTAAAGCTTAATTCACCATATTTTAGTTTCGATTATAGTTTTGTAAAGTCTGCCATTAGAGGGATTACTTTTTCAAGAGTGCCCAATTTCTCTCTCTTCcctttttctcttttgtttttattttccaACAAACCGATATTACGCGGTCCAAATCGACCACAATATAAGCCCCTTTTTTAGGGTTCCAAAAAAACATCCTTACCTTAGTCTTTCAAATCCCCTTTATGTTTTTCTCTTTCCTTGTCTACTGAAATGCCTCAAGTCTCATTACTTTTTTCCTCTCATTTCAGTGAAACGTaagatttgagaggcttcagAATTTGGAGGTCTCAAGGTAAAGCTCATTTTGGGGTACTTGAATTTTGAATCATTTCCTTGATCATATTTAGGTTTTTGTGGGTTTGTCACGGATTTTCATTTGAAAGTTTGGATCTGTCTAAGATTGTTCCATTTGTGTATGTAAATCTGGGGTTTCAGCTGGGAAAATCTTGAATTGTCCAATTAAGCTGTTTTTTTCCATCTAAATTCCGCTTTTATCTCTTGATATCTGTCCTAAAAAAGCAATATTTTGGTTTCCCTTTTTGAGAGCTTTGGGTTTGAATTTCAAGATTTTGTTGGGGGGCTATTTGATTGTTTCATGTAAAAATCAAGAAATGCCAGCTACAGATTATCAAGGGGCATCTGCATCTTTTACAACATTTGGACGGTCCATTTTGAGCATACGTAGTCGTGATCAAGTGCATTCTATGGAATCTTCTCATGAGGGTACAAGCCAAGAGCTTGAGCTTGAAGCTTTTCAAAAGCAAGTAGCTGAGGGTTTCAATGATTTGGCATCTGCTGACTCTGATCAGCTTCTTTCGATTCCGTGGATTAGGAAACTTTTGGATGTGTTCCTTTCTTGTCAAGAACAGTTCAGGTCCATTTTGTTTAAGAATAAAGGGTGCTTGAATAAATCCCCTATGGACCGTTACATAACGGAATATTTCGAAAGGAGTTTGAAAGCATTAGATGTGTGTAATGCGATTCGAGATGGGATTGAGCTGATCAGGCAGTGGCAGAAGCAGCTGGAGATTGTTTATTACGCATTGGACAATCAGAGGAGTATTGGGGAAGGCCAAATTCGTCGTTCCATGAAAGCGTTGATTGATTTGGCGATTGGCATGCTTGATGAAAAAGAGTCTAATTCAAGTTTTGCTCATAGAAACAGGTCGTTCGGACGAAACAATGCTCAGAAGGATCATAATTCGTTGGGCCAATTTCGATCGTTGTCGTGGAGTGTATCGCGGAATTGGTCTGCTGCTAAGCAGCTTCAAGCAATTGGTCAAAACTTAGTTgctcccaaaactaatgaaattattGCCACCAATGGATTAGCAGTAGCTGTTTTTACAATGAGCTATGTGCTTTACTTTGTAATGTGGGCGCTTGTGGCTGCAATTCCTTGCCAAGACCGTGGCCTTCAAATGCATTTCCATGTCACTAGGCAATTCATTTGGGGTGCTCCACTTCTCTCCCTCCATGAGAGGATCTTGGAGGAGTCGAGGAAGAGGGAGCGTAGAAATGCTACTGGATTGTTGAAGGAGATTCGTCAAATCGAGAAATGTGCGCGCCACATGAATGAACTAACTGATACGATTCACTTCCCGCTTTCAGAGGAAAAGGAAGGGGAAGTGAAGCAAAGAGTTCAAGAGCTTGGGCAAGTCTACTATGGCCTAAAAGACGGATTGGACCCTTTGGAACGCCAGGTAAGACAAGTGTTTCATAGGATTGTTCGAAGCAGGACCGAGGGCCTGAACTCTATTGGATGAGGGATACATGAGTTACATAGGTATAAAAACGGAATCGAGGTTCCATTTAGAGTTGTAGTAAtcgagtgtgtgtgtgtgtgtgcaccCATTGTTGGAAGAGCAGATTATGCTCTCAATTTTCCCCTTGTTgcttttcttttatttctgttTGCCCTAT is drawn from Nicotiana tomentosiformis chromosome 12, ASM39032v3, whole genome shotgun sequence and contains these coding sequences:
- the LOC104084916 gene encoding protein BYPASS1-LIKE-like, with amino-acid sequence MPATDYQGASASFTTFGRSILSIRSRDQVHSMESSHEGTSQELELEAFQKQVAEGFNDLASADSDQLLSIPWIRKLLDVFLSCQEQFRSILFKNKGCLNKSPMDRYITEYFERSLKALDVCNAIRDGIELIRQWQKQLEIVYYALDNQRSIGEGQIRRSMKALIDLAIGMLDEKESNSSFAHRNRSFGRNNAQKDHNSLGQFRSLSWSVSRNWSAAKQLQAIGQNLVAPKTNEIIATNGLAVAVFTMSYVLYFVMWALVAAIPCQDRGLQMHFHVTRQFIWGAPLLSLHERILEESRKRERRNATGLLKEIRQIEKCARHMNELTDTIHFPLSEEKEGEVKQRVQELGQVYYGLKDGLDPLERQVRQVFHRIVRSRTEGLNSIG